The DNA segment TTTCACTACCGTCGAGAATACTGTGGTTAACGTTGAATACAATTGTTTTCAGATCACCTGTTGCGGGTGCAGATATTACAACGCGTTTTGCGCCGGCAGTAAGGTGTGCTTCAGCTTTTGTTTTATCTGTAAAAAAACCGGTACATTCCAGTACTACGTCTACATCGTGCTGGCCCCATGGAATTTCAGCAGGATTTTTTTGTGCATATATTTTTACTTCGCTGCCATTAACAACGATAGAATTTTCTGTTGCTTTTACATCTTCGTTAAAACGACCTTGTGCGCTATCATATTTGAGCAGGTGAGCCAACACTTTGGGGCTGGTAAGATCATTGATTGCCACTACATCAATGCCTTCCATGTTAAAGATCTGGCGATATACCAGGCGGCCTATTCTGCCAAAACCGTTGATAGCTACTTTTACTGTGCTCATGTTTAATTGTTTAGTTTTTAAAAAGCGTTGCGAATTTACGTTGAATACAGCTAAAAAACATGATCTTTTTTGTTTACAGGCTGTAGAATATGAATTAAGCTTTTGTTGCGTCGCATTACGTTCATCGTTCTGTAATGCTTATGAACTGTGGCGTTCCGGCGGCAGTTACCAAAACAATTGATAACGATTGCAGAATATTTTAAAAAAGATTTTGCGGAATTGTAATTGACTCCTATTTTTGCACTCCCAAAAAACAAGGGAACGGAGCGTTGGTCAAGGGGTTAAGACACCTCCCTTTCACGGAGGAATCACGGGTTCGATTCCCGTACGCTCTACAGGAAAAGGTAAAGTTGTAAATCCCAATCGTCTGTAAAGATGGTTGGGATTTCTTATTTCAAAAGCTTTTAAATACATTAATTACTAAAATGTCTGTAAATAATAGCATTAGTAGTATGGTTGCAAAAAGAAAAAAACGCTGCAGGTCTTGCAGCGTTTTTTTATTCAACTAAACACTTCCTTCACCCTGTCAAAAAAGCTTTTCTCGCTCTTACCAGGTTGCGGAGAAAAATTGGGACTGCTATTCAGCTTTTCAAGCACTGTTTTTTCTTCACTGGTAAGGTTTTGCGGCGTCCAAACGTTTACATGTACCAATTGATCGCCTTTCTGGTACCCATTTACATCCGGGAAGCCTTTACCCTTCAACCTGAAAATTTTCCCGCTTTGTGTGCCTGCAGGTATTTTTATTTTAGCACGCCCGTCTATTGTAGGTACTTCTACCTGTGTACCAAATACCGCATCGGGAAAAGTAATATGCAATTCAAACGCAACATTTAAACCGTCTCGCTGCAGCTCTTTATGTGCTTCTTCTTCTATTAAAATAATAAGATCCCCGGGTGCGCCACCACGTTCGCCGGCGTTTCCTTTGCCACTCATACTCAGTTGCATGCCTTCCTGCACGCCTGCAGGTATGTCAACAGTTACCATTTCTTCGCCATACACGCGCCCTTCTCCTTTGCAATTACCGCACTTTGCCGTAATTGTTGTGCCTTCTCCATTACAGCCGGGGCAGGTTGTAACAGTCTGCATCTGCCCGAGAAAAGTATTGGTAACTTTTCTTACCTGGCCGCTGCCGCCACAGGTGCTGCATGTCTGCACGCTACCTTTATCTTTGGCGCCACTGCCACCGCAGGTATTACAGCCAACGTATTTTTTTACTTTAATTGTTTTGGTAACGCCTCTGGCGGCTTCTTCAAAAGTGAGCTTCAGCTTTACGCGCAGGTTGCTGCCCCGTACTCCTCTCGGCCTTCCGCCACCAGACGCTCCGCCTCTGCGGCCGCCACCGCCAAAAAAGCTCCCGAATATATCATCGCCGAAAATATCGCCAAACTGGCTGAAAATATCTTCCATATTGGAAGCATGACCGCCACCAAAACCACCCTGGCCGGGAGCAAACGCCTGGTGCCCAAAACGATCGTATTTGGCACGTTTGTCCGCGTCACTTAATACTTCGTAAGCTTCAGCAGCTTCTTTGAATTTTTCTTCTGCAGCTTTATCTCCCGGGTTTCTGTCGGGGTGGTATTGCATGGCCACCTTCCTGTATGCTTTCTTTAGCTCATCTGCTGTGGCAGATTTGCTAACACCGAGTATTTCGTAATAATCTCTCTTCATAAGTCCCACCCCACGAAGGGGAGTTTAACCTAAATCCCAAACGGGACTTAAGAATTTTTGTAATAATGAAATTGTTTTATAAAAAGTCTGCCCCAACCTTTACAGGTTTTGGCTGTTACTTGCCTACTACAACTTTGGCAAAACGAATGATCTTGTCATTCATATAATAACCTTTTTGCACTTCGTCGATTACCTTACCTGATAACTCTGGCGAAGGAGCCGGAATTTCGGTTATGGCTTCATGTTTTTCGACATCGAATTCCTGGCCAATACTTTCCATTGCTTTTACGCCTTTTGAGGAGAGGTTATTCCTGAGTTTATTAAACACCAGTTGAATGCCTTCCTTAATCAGGGTAACGTCGTCAGTGGTTTGCATTTGTTTCTCGGCGCGATCGCAATCGTCCAATACATCGAGTAACGACACGATCACGTCTTTGCCGGCTGTCTGCATAAGTTCCAGCCGTTCTTTACTGGTTCTGCGGCGAAAATTATCGAACTCTGCATATAGCCTGATATATTTATCTTTTTGTTCCTGCAGTTCGGTTCTGAGTGTTTCAATTTCTGATTGCTCGCTCATTGGTTCGTTCAGATGTGTGGTGCCTGCTGCACTTTCGTCAGCATTAATTGAAAAATCAGCCGTTTCTACAGTGTTTTCCTGCTCAAAGGTTTGCTTTTCTTTTTCTTCCATACTTAAAAAATTGTTATTCAGGAGGTCAAATTTTTTGCCAAGGCAAGATAAGTGGAAATATTGGCAGGCGTATTCCTGTATTTTGGCTTTTGTGAGGTGTGCACATACAACGGGCCATATAAAAAGCGATCAGGCTGCGCAGCAGCCTGATCGTATAGCTTCGCATTTGGCGAAAAGCTGTTTTATCGTGAGACGGTTGCTCACTGCTGCACAGCGGACAGGATGTACAGGAGTGCGACGCAACAGGCGCTTAATGCTTAGGTGAACCCCTGGCTCATTATTACTGATCAGCCTGATTTACCGGGGTATACCTCCAGTGCTTTTTCCAGGCAATCCATTGCCTGGTTGATAGCTTCAAGATTGAGTACGTAAGCAAGGCGAACTTCCTGCCGGCCAAGACCGGCGGTGCCGTAAAACC comes from the Panacibacter microcysteis genome and includes:
- a CDS encoding nucleotide exchange factor GrpE, producing the protein MEEKEKQTFEQENTVETADFSINADESAAGTTHLNEPMSEQSEIETLRTELQEQKDKYIRLYAEFDNFRRRTSKERLELMQTAGKDVIVSLLDVLDDCDRAEKQMQTTDDVTLIKEGIQLVFNKLRNNLSSKGVKAMESIGQEFDVEKHEAITEIPAPSPELSGKVIDEVQKGYYMNDKIIRFAKVVVGK
- the dnaJ gene encoding molecular chaperone DnaJ, whose protein sequence is MKRDYYEILGVSKSATADELKKAYRKVAMQYHPDRNPGDKAAEEKFKEAAEAYEVLSDADKRAKYDRFGHQAFAPGQGGFGGGHASNMEDIFSQFGDIFGDDIFGSFFGGGGRRGGASGGGRPRGVRGSNLRVKLKLTFEEAARGVTKTIKVKKYVGCNTCGGSGAKDKGSVQTCSTCGGSGQVRKVTNTFLGQMQTVTTCPGCNGEGTTITAKCGNCKGEGRVYGEEMVTVDIPAGVQEGMQLSMSGKGNAGERGGAPGDLIILIEEEAHKELQRDGLNVAFELHITFPDAVFGTQVEVPTIDGRAKIKIPAGTQSGKIFRLKGKGFPDVNGYQKGDQLVHVNVWTPQNLTSEEKTVLEKLNSSPNFSPQPGKSEKSFFDRVKEVFS